The Erythrobacter sp. genome segment TCTGCGGTTCGCTGCCGAGGCTGATGGTCAGCAGGATGAAGCCGATGTTGACGAGGTAGAACCCCACCACCAGCAGGTGATTGGTGCTGCGCGCGAGCACTTTGTCGTGGCCGAAACAATCGACAAGGAACACTTCGCCATTGGTGCTTAGCGTCCGCGCGACCCAGCCGGTCATGGCGATGGCGATGATGAGATAGGCGAAATAGCTGGCTTCGATCATGGGTCTTCTCCTTCAGAACAAGAGGTCGTGGATCGGGTTTTGCGGTCTGACCGGCACATGTCGCTGCTGAGAGGCAAGATCGCGTCGCCTTTTGCGTGCAGAGCAACGCGCAGGGATTCCGAGGAGCAGGGCCACGAGCAATTGTGGAAATGTGAACATCGATTATTCCCGTCCTTTCTGAAATAAATGAAATCATTGGACATGCGAGTAGAGGAGCCGCTTCCGCCCCGATCAACTCAATGCTTGGAAGACCCCTCCCCGGTGCCAGCACCGCGCGAAGGAATGAACCGCGCCACCCGGCCGCCCAGCTTCATCAGCGTTACCAGCGTGCCTTTGGGCAGGCGGCGGACGTCGTCGTACCAGTGGCCCAGCGTGCCGAGAAATTCGTGCATCCGCCCGATCCGCTCCTGCACATGCGCGGGCACATCGGTGCGGCCCTTGAGCTGTTCGGACAGTGCGGCAAGGGTGGCGATGGTGGGGTCGATCTCGCGCTTCTTGCGCTCGACGGCGATCTTCATCAGCATGTCCCAGAGATCGGTCTCGGCGACGAAGTGATCGCGCCGGTCCCCGCTAACATGCTGGCGGCGGACGATGCCGTAGCCCTGCAATTCCTTGAGCGCGTTGGAAACATTGCTCCGCGCCAGCCCCAGCGTCTCGCAAATCTCCTCCGCGTGCAGCGGCCTGTCCGACAGGTAGAGCAGCGCGTGGACCTGGCTCACCGAGCGGTTCACCCCCCAATGCGAACCCATTTCCCCCCAGTGGAGGATAAAGGCCTCGGCTTCGGGAATATCGGTAATCCGCACGACTCGGCTTTCATTTCTGTATTTTCAGAAATAGAGGAAAGCGGACTGTTGTCAAGCGATGCGTCGATCAGTCAGAGCTTGCGAAAAGTGCTGAACTGGAATTTCTGGATTGACCCGCCCGGCGTCAGGTGATCGTGCCGCAATTCGGACAGCAAGGTGAAGGCGGGGCCGAGGATGGCGGCCAGGCTTTCTGCATC includes the following:
- a CDS encoding MarR family transcriptional regulator — translated: MRITDIPEAEAFILHWGEMGSHWGVNRSVSQVHALLYLSDRPLHAEEICETLGLARSNVSNALKELQGYGIVRRQHVSGDRRDHFVAETDLWDMLMKIAVERKKREIDPTIATLAALSEQLKGRTDVPAHVQERIGRMHEFLGTLGHWYDDVRRLPKGTLVTLMKLGGRVARFIPSRGAGTGEGSSKH